One stretch of Aquimarina sp. Aq107 DNA includes these proteins:
- a CDS encoding glycosyltransferase family 2 protein, translating into MNIYIVIPAHNEELLIAKTLESLVSQTFLPKKIVVVNDNSTDNTEAVVLDFINKHEYISLVNTSSSKDHMPGSKVINAFYKGYASLNDQYDVICKFDADLIFPKNYLATLVKNFQENQKIGMFGGFCYIQKDNNWILENLTNKDHIRGALKAYKKSCFQDIGGLKPAMGWDTIDELLAQYHNWKIKTDESLKVKHLKPTGNTYNLKAKYKQGEAFYAMRYGLVITLIASLKLAILKKQPKLLLDYLIGFFKAKKSKQPYLVSKPEGDFIRKLRWGKILQKLF; encoded by the coding sequence TTGAACATTTATATTGTCATACCAGCTCATAATGAAGAACTATTGATTGCTAAAACTCTAGAATCTTTAGTGTCTCAGACATTTCTTCCAAAAAAAATAGTGGTAGTTAATGATAATTCCACCGATAATACAGAGGCTGTAGTTCTCGATTTTATAAACAAACACGAATACATTTCATTAGTTAATACCAGTTCTTCTAAGGATCATATGCCAGGAAGTAAAGTTATTAATGCGTTTTATAAAGGGTATGCTTCGTTAAATGATCAATATGATGTGATTTGTAAGTTTGATGCAGATCTTATTTTTCCAAAAAATTATCTAGCGACTCTAGTGAAAAATTTCCAGGAAAATCAAAAAATCGGAATGTTTGGTGGCTTCTGTTATATCCAAAAAGACAACAACTGGATTTTGGAAAATCTAACTAATAAAGATCATATCCGTGGAGCACTAAAAGCATACAAAAAGTCCTGTTTTCAAGACATTGGGGGATTAAAACCTGCGATGGGTTGGGACACAATAGACGAGCTATTAGCGCAATATCATAACTGGAAAATCAAAACAGACGAATCACTAAAAGTAAAGCACTTGAAACCAACAGGGAACACATACAACCTCAAAGCTAAATACAAGCAAGGAGAAGCTTTCTATGCAATGCGATACGGTCTAGTCATTACATTAATTGCATCTTTAAAGCTTGCTATCCTAAAAAAACAACCTAAATTATTACTTGACTATTTAATAGGTTTTTTTAAAGCTAAAAAATCAAAACAACCTTATTTAGTTTCTAAACCTGAAGGTGATTTTATCCGCAAACTAAGATGGGGAAAAATCCTCCAAAAGTTATTTTAA